AGTTAGTAATATTCTTAAATTTTTGTTAGACTAAGTGAAAATGTTTTTGATGAAATATCCTGCTCAAAAAGGGGTGCTATTGACCAAAAAAGTGTCACCAAACAAGCTAACCGTTACCAAAAGAGTTTTTCAGCTTTATGGTGCAAGCAGATTCGATAGTGTTGGATAGATTGATACCTACACCCCTCACGGTAGACTGGCTATTGGTTGAAATAATTATAACAATAGCTTACTTGATAATCATATTCCCACTTTTCTGGAATAGGATCGAGATAGTCTTTAGCTGCTCGTGAGATTTCCCTTTGGGGGAGATATCTTCTTTTAGTTAATGCCAAACTGAAAGTGAGACTTCACATCTGAGCTTCGATAAATTACCATTCTCTATTCCAAACAGTTTTCTGCCAGCAGTTATGCTCCAAGACACACAAACCATCCGCTATTACCAAAGATTAACGGACGCCTTCGTCGAGTTATGGAATCGCGGCTATCGTACCGATGATATGCGGATGTATTTGGACGGCTATATAGCCGCACTGCGACACGGTAACGCCATTGAACCGTATCTGATTCATCGCTTAGAAGAGGAGGCTAATCGCTACTTGCACGATGTTTCTAACTTTACGATGACGCAACCACAACCGGATTACTATTAAAACCTGTTCTCAGTTCTAAATAGTATCCCCACAGCAACGCAGATGATCATAACATATATAATTATCTGCATACCAGTGGTCTGGCAATTTGGATATATTTCTTTACAATTACAGCTAAGTAGTCCTGAACAACGAGTCATAAGTAATGAGTGTGCTGACTCATTAGCACACTCATCACTTAAATCTCAGTAAGACCAGCGTTGCTAGAAGGAAACCCTCCTGCAACGCTGGATCTTTAGGATTGTTTTTGCTGAAAGCTAACTGCTAA
The sequence above is a segment of the Mastigocladopsis repens PCC 10914 genome. Coding sequences within it:
- a CDS encoding DUF6761 family protein, whose translation is MLQDTQTIRYYQRLTDAFVELWNRGYRTDDMRMYLDGYIAALRHGNAIEPYLIHRLEEEANRYLHDVSNFTMTQPQPDYY